The Deltaproteobacteria bacterium nucleotide sequence GACGTCCTCGCCGTAAACGAGTTTATAATGTTTTTTCATCGTGAGGAATTCAATGGGATAAGAATCGAGGGAAGATACAATCTCTGCTTTCGTCATGAAAAGCGGAATTGCCGCCTGCCGTTTCCTCCATCGGGTAACAGTACCGATGGCTTTATCCAGATTGTCAATTCCTCCTTCCGAGAGGATCACAAGAAAATTGAGATCCGACTTGCCCGGAATGTAATGGTCGCCGGCGCCGCTTCCGTAAAGGATAAGTGAAATGAGATCGCTCTCAAAGACCTTCTTGAAGTCGTCGGTTATCTCTGGAAATATTTCTGCTGGGTCTTTCGGTATTTTAGCCATTTTCTCACCTTCCGTCAAAAATCCCCGCTTGCTCCGCCGCCCCCGCTTGAACCGCCGCCAAAGCCGCCGAAGCCGCCACCGCCAAAGCTTCCAAAACCTCCACCGCTACCTCCACCTCTGCCGCCACTCCCGCTCAGCAGTATGAGGAGCAGCCATGGGATCATTTCCCTGCCCTGCCTCGTACCCAGAAGTGGAATCAGGATCAGGATGAGAATGATCAGGGGCAATATCCCGCTGCCACGCCTGACCTCTTGCTTTTTCGGTTGATCGATATGTCCGCCGCCTGTCAGGGAAACATTGGCGTCTTTCGCCACAACGTAAGCCACAGCGGTCATGGCATTGGAAAGACCCTTTCCGTAGTCGCCCTGTTTGAGATACGGGATTGCGTATCTGTCACGAATTTCACCCACAAGTCCATCAGGAAGGATGCCCTCAACGCCGTATCCCGTTTCAATCCTGAACTTCCTCTCCTTCACGGTAAGAAATATCAGGACTCCCTTGTCTTCCCCTTTTTTGCCGATGCCCCATGCCTGGTACAAGCGGTTGACATAATCATTCAGATCGTTATCTCCGATGCTTGTCATCGTAGCAACAACTATCGCTGTTCCGGTTTTTTCGATAACCTCCCTGGCCAGACCTTCCATCCGGTTTTTATCGTCCGATGGGATTACCCCGGCAAAATCATTGACAGCACCGACCGGTTTGGGAAACTTCTCTTCGGCCTCCGACGTTGCTGCAATAAAAAGGCACACGATAATGCCCAGTATCAGCCAAAGCGTTCCTGCCCATTGAAACACGGTCTTTTTCGCACTATCCTTCAAATTGTACCTACTGTTTCAGGAGTTCTTGTACAGAGAATTCTTTACAATATAATGGCGGACTGTCTCTGGAACCAAGTATTTGATGGATTTACCTTCTCTTACCCTTTGCCTGATATCGCTGGATGAGATATCCAGGAAAGTGACCCCCCTGAAAAAAATGATGTGCCCGGTTGGACCTCGGAAGCCTTTTAAAGTATCATCATACGTAAAGCGGGAAGCAAAATCAGCGGGGAGAATTCCTTCCAGACCTCTGTCCTCATATCCTGGTCTTGTCATGACCACGAAATTGCAGAGCAGGAGCAGCCGTTGCCAATCCTTCCATGTTTGGATGGCGTGAAAGGCATCCTGTCCCAGGATGAAATACAATTTCAGATTCTCCATATATTTCTTCAGGATGTATTCAACCGTTTCCACCGAGTAAGATGTATCCTCCCGCCGCTTCTCCACATCGGAGAAGGAAAATACATGGTTCCCCTCGATTGCCTGCATAATCATCTGTTCCCGGTGATGAAACGATGTGATAGCGGCATCTATTTTGTGCGGCGGTTTCGAAGCAGGAACAACGATGATCCTGTTCAGATCAAAAATTTCAAGCACTTCCTCGGCACATCTCAGGTGCCCGGTGTGTATCGGATCAAATGTGCCTCCCAATAATCCCCATTTCATGTTCTCACCTGTCCATCCCCATAGATGATAAATTTTGTCGTTGTCAGCTCTTCCAGTCCCATAGGGCCAAAGGCATGGAGTTTTGTTGTACTGATTCCAATCTCTGCACCGAGGCCCAGCTCAAAGCCGTCGCTGAAGCGGGTTGACGCATTGACCAGAACAGTGGAAGAATTGACTTCACTTAAAAACCGCTGCGCATTCCGATAATTGCTGGTAATTATTGATTCCGTGTGGAGGGAGCCGTACTTTTCGATATGGGCGATAGCATCATCAATGGTATCCACAATGCGTACGGATAATATGAGATCGAGGTATTCCCGGTACCAGTCATCCTCTTTTGCTTTTTCACTATCCGGAAGGATTTGTCTTGTCCTGTCGCAGCCCTTCAGGACAACGCCCGCGTCTTTGAAATGACGCGAAACGAGCGGCAGGAATCGCTCCGCAATATCCTGATGGACGAGGAGGGTCTCCATGGCATTACAGACCCCGGGACGCTGGGTCTTTGCATTCATACAAATTGATACTGCCATGTCAAAATCAGCACTGGCATCGACAAATATATGGCAGACACCTTTGTAATGTTTTATGACCGGAATCTTCGACTCGTTCACAACAGCCCTGATCAGGTCCTCGCCCCCCCTCGGGATGATCAGGTCTATATATTCCTCAAGCTGCAACATCTCATGTACCGCTTTCCTTTCGGTCATCGGAATTACCTGAATGGCCCCCTCGGGGATCGCACCTTTTTTTAAGACACTCCGGAGGATTTGCGCGATAGCGATATTTGAGTGTATTGCCTCGGAACCGCCTCTTAAAATGACAGCATTGCCGGATTTCAGACAAAGGGCGGCAGCATCCACCGTCACGTTTGGACGGGATTCATAGATGATGCCGATAACCCCCAGAGGAATCCGCATTCGCCCGACGAGAAGGCCGTTTGGTCTTCGCCACATGGAGGTCACATTCCCCACCGGGTCCGGGAGGGCGGCGACTTCTCCTAAGCCCTTGGCAATACCCTCAATTGTACTTTCCTTCAATGTGAGCCTGTCAATCATGGCCTCGGAGAGACCCATCTGCTTTGCCTTCTCAATATCCTTTTCGTTTTCACGCATCAATAGGCCGGTTTGCCTGATGAGTTCTTCCGCCATATCATGGAGGACTCTGTTTTTTGCATCTGACGATAATCGGGCAAGCACAGAGGCAGCGCTTTTTGCATTTTTTGCTATTTCTACCACCTGTTTTTTGATATCCATACAAAATCCCTTATTTATTAACTATCGACGCAGATTTTTAAGGGCTTTGTCAACAATAGGCATTGACAAAAGTCGCTGTGTTTATGTATTAACCGCCATCTAATAAAAACAGCGGGTACTTTCCTTTCAGATGCTCTACTTTATCGAACGTCCGGGACAGTGTCAAGATCATTTGTGGTAATTCCCGGTAAGTCTTCGTATAAGTTTATAAATTTTACCTGAGGTCACCGGGATCGAAATTGTCAACGGTTTAAAAAAATGAGCAATATCTGTATCAAAGCGGGCAAACGGGCCTATGAAATCATTCAGGATGGGGGCTTTCACTTTGACCGCGTAACAACGTATTTCGGTCCGGCGACAGGTCCCCGATGGCTGATTGCCAGCGGTTTCGATCTAACCCTGTTAAAAAATGGCCTCTTGGGGCGTTCCAAGGCAATCCATCTCGTTGGTTCATCGGCAGGAGCGATGCGTTTTGCCGCCTGGCTACAGCCTGAACCTGAGAAGAGTTACCGCACTCTTATGGAATCCTACATCGGTATAACCTACAAAAGAAACGACACCCCCGCTACAGTTCTGGAATCATTGGTAAATCTTGCAAATGCCTATATTGAGGATGATGCCCTCTCTTTTGCGCTTGCCAATAAAAAATACCGTCTTGTAATCATTACAGCCCGTGCAAGAAATCTCGTGGCTTCTGAGCTAAAGTGGGTACAGCGTATCGGCATCGGGATCTGTTTTCTCTTCAATGCCATAAACCGTTCATACATTCATGATTTTGCTGAGCGGGTTGTGTTTTATAACGGACCAAAGCCGCCGCACTTTTGCCTGCGGCCCGGTTACCGGGGACGATATATCCGATTGAACGAGATCAATTTTAAGTACGCCGTCATGGCTTCCGGAGCTATTCCCCTGGTTGTTGCAGGTATCAAAGACATCTACGGGGCGCCAAGCGGGGTATACCGGGATGGCGGCCTCATTGATTATCATCTGACCCATAACTATGCCCCGACAAACGAGGATATCATACTGTTCTTTAACCATCAGGAACGGATCATACCGGGCTGGCTGGACAAGAGGCTTTCCTATCGTCGGCCGCAGGCGGACATCCTGGATAATGTCGTGATGATTTATCCTGCTGATACCTTCATTGCCAAGCTTCCCGGGGGGAAGGTGCCGGAGCGGGACGATTTTGCGATTTTCATCGATGACCCGGCTACCCGCATAAAAAACTGGCGGCGGGCCGTTGAACTCGCGCAACCTCTGGGAGAAGAATTCCTGGAACTCGTTGAAAGCAAGAAAATCAAGGGTGTTGTGGAAAAGATAACAGTTCAGTGAGGTATGGCCGGAAGTGGTCACTGAAGCAATCTCGCCCCGGAATATTCATCAACTAAAAGAAATCCTGGAAAACTGCACACTCTGCCCCAGAAAATGCGGGGTAAACAGGAGGGTAGGCGAGTTGGGGTTCTGCCGTCTCTCGGATGACGTCGTAATGAACCGTGCCCTTGCGCATTATGGAGAGGAGCCTCCCATTTCAGGGACCCGGGGCGCGGGAACACTATTCCTTTCTTCATGCAATCTAAAATGTATCTACTGCCAGAACTATCAGATAAGCCATGAAGTATCAGGGGAACGGATGGATAGTGAAGGACTTTCGGGTGTCATGCTGGCGTTGCAGGAGAAGGGCTGTCACAATATTGAACCGGTTACACCCACACCCCATATAGCCCGGATCATGGAGGCGCTTCTGATCGCCCGCCGGAGAGGTTTGCATCTTCCCCTCGTTTACAATTGCGGCGGTTATGAGAATCCGGAAGTTTTAAAACTCCTGGAAGGGATGGTGGATATCTATCTGCCCGATTTTAAGTATGGCAGTGAAAATGACGCTCTTGTCCTTTCGGGGGCGAAGGATTATCCATGGTATGCCGTTGAATCCATCAAGGAAATGGTGCGGCAGGCAGGAGATTCGCTTTGGGAGGACGACGGCATCGCGAAAAGAGGGATTCTCATTCGCCATCTCATCCTTCCCGGATTCATATCGAACAGCCTCGAAGTTCTCAGACTGATTAAAACACATATATCCATTTCTGTAACTTTGAGCATCATGTCCCAGTATACACCCATTCCCTCTGTGAAAAATCACCCCCACCTGGGCAGGAGGATCACCCGTGTGGAATATGAGCGTGTGATCAATCACGCCCTTGACATGGGTTTTGAAAACATCTTCACTCAGGATGTGGATGACCGGGCTTTGGCCCCGGATTTTGAGCAGAAAGAGCCGTTCAACTGGTCATAAATGTGATATAATTCATTTATAAACTCGATCTAAAGGAAAAACCCTATGGCTGATTTTACCGGCTTCGGCAAGATTCTCCTTATTATCGGTCTCGTCATCGCGGGCATAGGAGGCCTTTTCCTGCTGGGCGGAAAAATACCGTGGATCGGACGGCTTCCCGGTGATTTCTATTATAAAGGCAAGAACATTACCTTCTATTTTCCCCTGGCTACAAGTATCCTCATCAGCATCATCATCACGATCATCCTGATATTCATTGGCCGTAAATAGTCCCATAATCTCAAATCCAAACCTCTATCGGTATTTTACTACTCAATATTATTGAGCTCTTGACAAGCGAACATATCTTATTTAAAAGAAATTATAAAAATTAAGCCGATACTCATCGGCACAATAACACCGCTGAGAGGCGGTCTAATTGATGTTGGGACGCCAAAAAAATGCTCCGATTTCAAAAAGCTTGGAAAGTGTATTTTGGGCTTCTCCTTTTCGGTACCGTTCTTGGTGTCGGTGCGGATATCAGAGAAGCAATAGAAAACCCCTCGCTAATAGGTACGGCTCTACTCGTTGCCGCGTACGTCGTTAGTGCAATTGGAGCGGTTGGCTTGTTTGGCTTCGCTTGGCAGCAACCAATTGGAAAGGCATTGTTCTGGAAAATATTCTTTTTTATAAATATTGGTCAATGGGGTCGGACCAAGATAAGTAGTAGGTATCATAAAGAATAGAGGGGGTCAGGGGTCAAGTCTACGTTTGACTCTTAGATTGCCATCCTAATCTAATCTAATGGAATCATGCGAACTCTGGAACGTCAACGTAGCTGTGCAATGGTCAATGGTGGTCAATGGGGTCGGACCAAGATAAGTAGTAGGTATCATAAAGAATAGGATTAAAAAACGGCCTATATTTAGCCTAATACTGCCCATTTTGGCCACAAAAATATACTCCTAAGATTACGATTTCTTGCAGAAAAAAAATTAGGTCACCGAACCTATAAATCCACCGAACGCTCGTTCCTCGAGCCGGTGATCTTTACGTTATCTGAAAAATTTGAGTTAGAAGAATACATATAAACTGTGCTATTATAATCTTGAAATAAACATTAAGGGGGGGAATCTTTGTGAAAAACTACAAAATTATTGTCGAAAAACACACTGATGGCTACGTTGCGTACCCACTGGGAATCAAGGGTGTCATAGTAGGCCAGGGTGACACTTATGAAGAAGCCCTTATGAATGTAAAATCTGCGATCAAATTTCATGTTGAAACATTTGGCGATGATGTTATTGACATCGATCCGCCTATAATTGAAGCGTTTATTGCTGAGGCGGGTGTATAAGCTTAATGGCTAAATTCCCCATCGATGCTCCCAAGCGCAGGGTTATTAAAGCATTAGAGATTTTAGGATTTCGTATTGTCCGGGAGAAGGAACATGTTGCAATGGTTCGTGAAACTCCTGATGGAATAAAAATCCCACTAACAATGCCTAACCACCCTATTATTAAATCTTCCACCCTGAGAACAATTTGTACACAGGCGGGCATATCAAGAGATGAATTCCTAAGAGCTTATAATGAGACATGATGTATTTTTCAGATAACAAATCAATACAGCC carries:
- a CDS encoding TPM domain-containing protein; amino-acid sequence: MKDSAKKTVFQWAGTLWLILGIIVCLFIAATSEAEEKFPKPVGAVNDFAGVIPSDDKNRMEGLAREVIEKTGTAIVVATMTSIGDNDLNDYVNRLYQAWGIGKKGEDKGVLIFLTVKERKFRIETGYGVEGILPDGLVGEIRDRYAIPYLKQGDYGKGLSNAMTAVAYVVAKDANVSLTGGGHIDQPKKQEVRRGSGILPLIILILILIPLLGTRQGREMIPWLLLILLSGSGGRGGGSGGGFGSFGGGGFGGFGGGSSGGGGASGDF
- the nadD gene encoding nicotinate-nucleotide adenylyltransferase, translating into MKWGLLGGTFDPIHTGHLRCAEEVLEIFDLNRIIVVPASKPPHKIDAAITSFHHREQMIMQAIEGNHVFSFSDVEKRREDTSYSVETVEYILKKYMENLKLYFILGQDAFHAIQTWKDWQRLLLLCNFVVMTRPGYEDRGLEGILPADFASRFTYDDTLKGFRGPTGHIIFFRGVTFLDISSSDIRQRVREGKSIKYLVPETVRHYIVKNSLYKNS
- a CDS encoding glutamate-5-semialdehyde dehydrogenase, encoding MDIKKQVVEIAKNAKSAASVLARLSSDAKNRVLHDMAEELIRQTGLLMRENEKDIEKAKQMGLSEAMIDRLTLKESTIEGIAKGLGEVAALPDPVGNVTSMWRRPNGLLVGRMRIPLGVIGIIYESRPNVTVDAAALCLKSGNAVILRGGSEAIHSNIAIAQILRSVLKKGAIPEGAIQVIPMTERKAVHEMLQLEEYIDLIIPRGGEDLIRAVVNESKIPVIKHYKGVCHIFVDASADFDMAVSICMNAKTQRPGVCNAMETLLVHQDIAERFLPLVSRHFKDAGVVLKGCDRTRQILPDSEKAKEDDWYREYLDLILSVRIVDTIDDAIAHIEKYGSLHTESIITSNYRNAQRFLSEVNSSTVLVNASTRFSDGFELGLGAEIGISTTKLHAFGPMGLEELTTTKFIIYGDGQVRT
- a CDS encoding radical SAM protein, coding for MVTEAISPRNIHQLKEILENCTLCPRKCGVNRRVGELGFCRLSDDVVMNRALAHYGEEPPISGTRGAGTLFLSSCNLKCIYCQNYQISHEVSGERMDSEGLSGVMLALQEKGCHNIEPVTPTPHIARIMEALLIARRRGLHLPLVYNCGGYENPEVLKLLEGMVDIYLPDFKYGSENDALVLSGAKDYPWYAVESIKEMVRQAGDSLWEDDGIAKRGILIRHLILPGFISNSLEVLRLIKTHISISVTLSIMSQYTPIPSVKNHPHLGRRITRVEYERVINHALDMGFENIFTQDVDDRALAPDFEQKEPFNWS
- a CDS encoding DUF2905 domain-containing protein, yielding MADFTGFGKILLIIGLVIAGIGGLFLLGGKIPWIGRLPGDFYYKGKNITFYFPLATSILISIIITIILIFIGRK
- a CDS encoding type II toxin-antitoxin system HicB family antitoxin, producing MKNYKIIVEKHTDGYVAYPLGIKGVIVGQGDTYEEALMNVKSAIKFHVETFGDDVIDIDPPIIEAFIAEAGV
- a CDS encoding type II toxin-antitoxin system HicA family toxin translates to MAKFPIDAPKRRVIKALEILGFRIVREKEHVAMVRETPDGIKIPLTMPNHPIIKSSTLRTICTQAGISRDEFLRAYNET